A stretch of DNA from Candidatus Bathyarchaeia archaeon:
CTATTATTTTAGGAAGCTTGTTAAGAGGCTTGCTGAGAAAGCTGGGCTTAGAAGGGAGGTTTGGCCGTATCTATTTAGGCATTCATCTCTAACGGCTCTAGCGAAGATTCTGACAGAGAGCAAGCTTGAGCTTTATGCTGGTTGGGTTCATGGGTCGAAAATGGCTAGGCGCTATGTGCACTTTTCCGCTAGGGACCTCGAGGAAACTGTCTTGGAGATTCATGGATTGAAGGAGGCTAAGCAGTCTGACAGAATAATGAGGCCTGTGGAGTGTTCTAGATGCAAGCAAATGAATGCACCGAATAATGTTAGATGCGAGTTCTGCGGTTACATATTGGACAGAAGATTGGCGATGAAGATTGAAGAAGAGCAACATATGAGGAATGAGGATGTTATTAAGATGCTTGAGGAGGCGTTTAAGCGTCTCGACAGGCTTGAGAATATTGTTCGATCTATCCTTTCAAAAGCCTAATACACTTGGCCAAAGTGCTCTTTAACTCAGAGACCTCCCTTAAAAGTGCTTTTAGGTCGCCCTCACGAACAACCACATACCTATCATCAGCCACATAGGTCACCAAAGGATAAGGCAACCTGAACTTAAAAGCAGATCTCATGGAAGACTATACTGGAACGCTGGTGCGCATATCTCGCCTACAGAGTTAAGATCAACACATCCATCTTTGTTAAACGATATGACGCTGTTATCGCCTAAAAGGCCCTTCCAACGCATGCTATGAAAAGCGTGAGGAAAAGAAGCATCTGATGACAGGCTCTGCAACCTTCGAGAAAAGGAAGTTGTGAGACGCTTGTACGCCACGCTGGAGCGGAAAGCCGTCGTCGACTGGGTTGAGAGAAGGCTTATGTGGGCGCGCTAAATGATTTTGGCTTCGTCCTATCAAACGGTTCTAGCAGAGTTTGACAGGATGATGCTTAGCGGAAGGCTGCCGAGGCGAGAATTGGTTGAGTTGCGCAAGCATCTTGGCGTGCGGTTCACGGCGGTGCTGAAGCTTACGATGGGCGGCTTCGTGGAAAGTTATGTTTTCAAAACAGGCGGGCGCGTTCAATGACAATCATCGGCAGAGATGCAGACTACTCATATACAGCATGCACCATACTGCCACTGCTTAGGCTTCCACCATTCAATAATGGATTAAAAGCGAAGGCATGAAACATTTATAGTTCACAGCTGGCCGTGCGTCTTGGCACCTACGAGGTTGTATATGAGAAGGACGAAAACTGCGATCACATCCTTGAAGGGTGGAAGTTGAAACCTTCAGTTTAACAGTAAATTTCACGCAACGAGGGTGGGCACAGGTTGTCAGGGGATCATACATCAAATTGTTGGCAACAATTCAACATTCCATCCCATGACAACCTGTGCCCACCCTATAGGGTGGCCGACTTTGCTCCGGTGCAGACGCCCTTCAGCGGGCAAACAAAAACACTGTGACCGCTGGCCTAGAAAACTCTCAGCCGGCTTATTGCCTTTTGAAGAGCCTCAGCTATTTCGTCCATATTAAGGCTTCGCCGGAAAACATGCAGGCAACGATGTTTTCGACTAATATGTCCTCCTTCCTATGAGGCCTCGGAATTGTTATGCCTCTGCTTAAAAATCCAGTTTGAAGACGCCGCTTTGCATACCCTCCATGCCTCATATTTTAATGTGCAGACGCATAAGTGCTGTTGGACTTTCGGCTGACAGCCTACTGTCCGATGGGATGACCCTGCGTCAGTGGGTCTAGGGGGCGCTGCTCCCCCGTAGTTAACCGTTCTGTGTGGCTAGCGGAGCACCTTCAACTGCTTTTGAAACAATGTTAACTACATTGTAGTTAACCGATGTTTGTAGTTAACTACATGTAGTTCCGTTTGAAAAATTCTTTAAGGCTCTGTTTTTCTCAGCATGCTTCGTGAGGAAGCTGTTGCTGTAGATGGAGCTGCTGCCGTAGTTCACCTCGCATATCACGCTGTTCTGCGCCAGCACCCACGTCGGAACGCTGGAACGTTGCTTCAACATCGTGCTCCATCGCCTGCAGCGCCTTCAAGGACCATCGTTCCTCTCGATGTAGGCGATGTACTCCGTCGTCAGATACATCGCATCGCCACGGTGCTCCGTCGGCGGAGGCCAAGTCAGAGACACGTTTCACCGCGATCTTTACGCTAACAACCACGCCGATGTAAAGCTTGACGCCGAGCTTTCTAGAGAGAACCTTTGCGGCAATTGACGCAAACGATGCCTCCGTCTGCACCGCTCGACCATACGCTTGAACCTCACCACGCCTGTCTCCAAGTTGACGGTTTCAACACTGCAGCCTGTTCCAAGGATATAACATTATGAATTTCCAAAAGAAGTAAGCTCGCTTACCCGCCCGTGCACCCCCTCCCCCTCGCCATCCTCTCTTTTTTCAACCAGACGGTGGGGAGTAAGTGAGCTTAGAAGGCGACGAAAACAACGATAACAATCAACTGAATAACCAAGTGACCAGAACGGCCAAAAAGACGACGACAAGCAAAACAACAGCAGTTAACGTGAAGATTGCGAACACTATAAATCCAAGATTCAAAGTCTGGCTTCATGCTAGAGGGGTTAAGCATAGAAGATTAGGGCG
This window harbors:
- a CDS encoding tyrosine-type recombinase/integrase, whose product is MKVDERDSRVKPEILLTPEDVKAMINAAENERDKALISVLFEAALRPGELLTMKVGSVEFKDNYCLISVCGKTGVKRIPLVVSHRLLLDWLMKHPSRNDPNAPLWISLSNNSKGEVMSYYYFRKLVKRLAEKAGLRREVWPYLFRHSSLTALAKILTESKLELYAGWVHGSKMARRYVHFSARDLEETVLEIHGLKEAKQSDRIMRPVECSRCKQMNAPNNVRCEFCGYILDRRLAMKIEEEQHMRNEDVIKMLEEAFKRLDRLENIVRSILSKA